In the Aquimarina spinulae genome, CTCCAACGGTAAATGCCTTTAATGGGTGTACCAGCAATCCATTACCATCTCCCGGTGCCCAGGTTAGTCGTTCTTCGTATGTAGGTTGTAATTTACGGTGTACAGATCTAATCTCTCCCTTTTGATCAATATATACTAATGATGCATATAAACTATGTCCTCCCCGATCCATCGGTCGTTCAATGATTCCTAAATATATTGCAATATTGTATTCGGCAGCAAGTTCACATATGGTATCTAAATCTCCATTTTCGATAACAATCGAATTCTGAGCATAATGTGCATGAATCTCTTTTTGAATCTTACTGTCGAATTTTGCACCGTCTGTTAATGACACCCAAAACGGATATCCTGGTAACAGCGACTCTCCAAAAACGATAAGCTCTGCTTTCTTAGAAGCTGCCTCAGTAATAGAATTTTCAATTTTTTTAATTGTAGCTGTTTTATCTAACCAAACCGGAGAGATTTGAGCCAATGCAACTGTTAGTAATTGATCTTTCATGAAAATGTATTAATAGTATATATTTATTCCTAATGATCACTTGTTTTTAAGAGATTTTCAAAATATGATTAACAAATAGTTAACATATAAAAAATTGATTTGCAACACATTAAACATCATAAAAGTGATATGGTAAAACCTTAACTTAACCTTATGGTAACATTAAAATTCTATTAAAAACCTATAAATCGGCATTATTATGATACAAATATTAAGGATTTACTATTCTATAACCAATTTTATATCCATTCTTAAAAAGTAAACATATAAAAAGTATTTATTCTGCAAAGTTTAATTTACGTTAAAACATATGCCTTTTAACATAATCGTAATCATTGTAATACATTCTAATAAAATAAAAAACAAAAATAATGGAGTATTCGACTCTACATTTGTCCTGTACAATTAAAACAAATAATAGTTCAAGCTCAAATCTTAAAACACAAAAAAATGAAAAAGTTAACAATTTTATTCGCAGTATTCGTATTAGGGTCAACGCAAATTTTTGCTTCAAATAACCCTGCTAATTCAGAACAACAATTAAGAAACCAAATAGCAACTCTTCTAGAAAACCCAGGGTTTAAAGTAGACAAACAACAACTTAAGGCTAATATCGAATTTACTTTAAATGGTGAAGGAGAGATCGTAGTTTTAACCGTAGATTCGGAAGATCTAAATGTAAAAAGTTTTGTAAAATCAAGATTGAACTACAAAAAAGTAGATTCAAAAATATCAAACATAGGAAACAAAGTATTTAAGATTTCTTTAAAAATCTTAAAGTCAGAAAGAGTATAAACTTTCTGTCTATACATGATTAAGAAAGCAGTTGTATGTATTTACAGCTGCTTTTTTTTACCAAAGAATTCTATCCAAGATCATATGCACATCAATTAGAATAATACTAAATGTTCCTGCAACAATAATAAGTTTTAAAATATTGTGTAGCCAAACATAGTGTGTTCTTCCCTTTGATCTCCATAAGCCAAGTAAAAATGCAAAAAGGAGTATAATACATGCATAAAAATACAGGTACATAAATCCTATCTCATATCGAGTGAGCAGTAAATAAATAGGAACGCAAGAAGCCAAAACCAAAACACTTACTATTCTTTTTGAGACTAATTCACCATACACAATAGGTATCGTTTTATAGTTCTGAGCAAGGTCTCCTCTTAAATTTCCTAAATCTTTAATCATTTCTCTCATGATCAACATCAAAAACAAAAACGTTGCATGAACAAAAATAACTTCGTCAAAGTTTTTATAATAAATGAATACAGCAAAAAATGGAGTTATTGCCAATAGAGAAGCGATAATATTTCCAATAACAGGAAATTTCTTTAGTTTATGAGAATAGAACCATATCCCGAAAATATATAAAGAGAAAAAAATAACTGCTCTAAAAGAAACATAACTGGCACATACCACAGAGAGAAAATTAAGGACAAAATATCCCGTGAGTTTTGTACGTTGACTCACTAATCGATCCAGCATGGTCTTTTGCGGCCTATTGATTAAATCTTTTTCTTTATCATAAAAATTATTAATGATATACCCTCCTGCAATCACACCGGCAGAAGCCAATACAATAACAAATAGATTTGGATCCAGAATAACATGTCGTAATCTAATCTGAGGTGCTAAAATAAATATTGAGGTAAGATATTGCGCAAATACAATAATCAAGATATTATACCCTCTAACTACAGAAAATAAACTCAATAACTTGAGAAAAATGAGTTTATTTTTTCTGGTAAGCATAACAATGCTTATTAAAAATTGTAGACTACCTCTAACTTATAATCCTTAAGTGAAGCCTGTGCTTTATCAAAATCCTGCGTAAATCCTAAAATATAACCGCCGCCTCCAGAGCCACATAACTTAAGATAATAATCATTGGTTTCTATACCATGTTTCCATAAGGTGTGAAATTGCTTTGGTATCATTGGCTTAAAATTATCCAAAACCACGTGAGAAAGCTCTTTTATATTAAAGAATAGAGATTTAACATCTCCTTTTAAGAAATCATCTACACAAGCGTCTGTATATTTTACAAACTGGTTTTTGAGCATACTACGAAAGCCTTCTTGCTTCATGTTTTCCATAAAAATACTAACCATCGGGGCAGTCTCTCCAACTATACCGCTATCTAATAAGAAAACGGCGCCTTTTTTATTCTCTACACTTTGTGAAGGAATTCCTGCAGGTTCGATATTATCTTTAGAATGAATAAGAATAGGTAGGCTAAGATAACTATTTAAAGGATCCAGTCCAGAACTCTTTCCGTGAAAGAAAGATTCCATAAGTCCAAAAATCTCTTTCAGTTTTAATAATTTATCTCGAGTAAGGTTTTCTAATACAGTAATTTTATTAGCTGCATATTTATCATAAATCGCCGCTACTAATGCACCACTACTTCCTACTCCATATCCCTGAGGAATACTACTATCAAAATACATCCCAGAATTGATATCTAAATGAAGTTTTTCAAAATCAAATTTCACAATTCCTTTATCTTGAATCTCTTCGAGATAGGTTGCAAAATTTTTAAGATTTTCATTGGATTGTATAGCCTCTTGATCAGGTGTTTCTGATACTTTTAATGCACCTTTAAAAAAATTATAAGGTATAGAAAGACCTTTAGAATCTTTAATAATACCATATTCTCCAAACAGAAGTATTTTAGAATAAAATAACGGTCCTTTCATCTATTTATTTATATTGTTTTAGAGGTTAGATAAAATCTTTGACGATTACAATAATCATAACTTCGTATGATTAAAGATTTTTTAATCGAGTTCATTTTATCATCTCTATAAATAGTTATATCTAATTTGTCGCCTTACCAGGATAAAGTTACACTATTTTTGCACCTAATCCTATTTTGTCACAAATATACTGTCCATTCTGACAATACGCAACTAACTCGTTGGTAATGAAATCTAAAACTTGATTTTTTTCGGTATTTGGGTACAACACATGAACATTTGCTCCGGCATCTAGTGTAAAACAAACTTTTGATCCTGTTGTTGTGCGATATTCCCAAATTTTATGAATAACAGATAACGTATTAGGTTTCATTAATATAAAATAAGGTAAAGAAGTCATCATCATTGCATGTAGTGTCAACGCTTCACTTTCTACTATCTTGATAAAGGCGTCTAAATCCCCCGAAATTAATATCTCTTTTAATTTAGTAACATTGCCAGTTGCTTGCTCAAATCGTTTTTCTGCAAAAGGATGACCGTACATTAGATTATGACCTACACTACTACTTACTTGTTTTTCTCCTTTATCAATTAATAAGATTGTATCCTGATAAGCATCAAAATTTTGATGAACTGGAAACGGAAACGGTATTGCATATGCATCACTACTCTGGTTTATATCTGAATGTTTTCCCCAAACGGTAACTGGTCCTTCTATACTTCGGCATGCACTCCCCGAGCCCAAACGAGCCAAAAAAGAAGATTTTTGAAGACATTCTGAATCTGAAATATCCGGGTTTATCTTTTTTTCTAACTGCATTAAGCAATATGCCAGTGCACTCATCCCACTAGCTGATGATGCAATCCCACTACTATGCGGAAATGTATTACTGGTTTCTATTCTGAACGTATATTGCTTTAGGAAAGGAAGATATTCTTGAATCCTTTCAAAAAAACTTTGAATCTTAGGTTTAAAATCTGGTTTAGGTTTTCCTTCAAAAAAGAGTTCAAAATCAAAATCCTCTCCTGCATCATCTCGTCTTTTATATGCTAAACTTGTTGTTGTTTTACAATTATCCAACGTAAAGCTAATCGATGCATTCTCAGGTAATTGCACAGGTCTTTTACCCCAATATTTAACTAGAGCAATATTACTGGGTGAGGTACAAGTTACTACACCTTCTTCGGGTAATTTTGAAACTATAGGTAAGGTAAATTCTGGATAATCCGACATAGTATACAATGATTTTAAGCAAAGATAAGTGTATCCTATATTTTAATCTGTTTTATGTATTAGAAAATCTGTTATAGACCGAAATTATTTGAAACATTATTGCTTTATTTTATTTTTTAATTTAATTCAGGTATTATCGATAATCGTGCAATACTAAAATTAATAAAACACGAGTATGTGTTGTACTTTTAAAATTCTAATGCATAAAGCGGGTTTAAGCGCATTGGTAGTAAAAATAAATTGCTATTTTAGTACTGCGCTAACTTGTTTCAATGAAAAAAAAGTTATTTCGTATTGGTATTGCGGTATTGGTATGTGGTTTGATCGGATTTTTGAGTAGTATTGCTACCCAAACTTCTGTTAACACGTGGTATGCTGCTTTAAATAAACCTTCTTTTACTCCACCAAATTGGATCTTTGGACCAATGTGGGTTCTGCTGTATATTATGATGGGAATTGCGGCCGGAATTGTTTGGAGCAAAGGCTTTTATCATAAATGGGTAAAAACTGCGTTATATCACTTTGGATTTCAATTGTTACTCAATGCAGCGTGGTCTATTTTTTTCTTTGGACTACAAAATCCATTGATTGCATTATTGGATATAATTGCCCTATTTATCCTATTACTGTTTACCATTAAATGGTTTACCGTAGTAAATTCTACCGCTGCCTACCTACTTATCCCTTATGTTGTTTGGGTTGCTTTTGCGACTGCTTTAAATTTTGGCATATGGCAACTAAATTAAACCAGGAATAAGGAATATGATTTTTTATGAGTAAAAAAGCAATAGTCTTACAGACTACTCTAGAATTAATAACTAAACAAGGTATCCATGCCACTTCTCTTTCTCAAATTATTAAAGAATCAGGCGTAGCAAACGGAACTGTATATCATCATTTTAAAAACAAAGAAGAGATCATTACAGAACTCTACTTAATGCTTACCCAGGATTTTGGCACTGTTGTTATGCGTAATACCCCAGAAGACGACATAAAGAAACAATTTACCGTAATGTGGCTTAATCTGTTCTATTATTTTGTCAATAATCCTCTTGCTTTTATATTTTCTGAACAGATTGCACGTTCTCCAGAAATTCCTCAATCTTTAAAAGATAAAGCAAGGCAATATTATGGAGAAATCGAAAGCTATTTCAAAAAAGGAGTAAAACAAAAGGTTTTTAAATCTTATAACACTCTAATCATGGAAGAACTCTTCTTTGGCAATGTGGTATCACTGGTAAAGATTCATGAGAATGAACAAGTAAAACTACAGGAAAAACATATCAATCAAGCTATTGAGATTTCCTGGAGAGGTTTTCTAAAGGATCAAACAATTATTTAGGGCAAATTAATTCGATAGAAATTATTACAAAAAAAAACACATCCTACTGAAAAGCAGGATGTGTTCAACTTAGTATTGAACTCGTTTCATGCATTTAATTAAATACAATATTTACACAAGATTCTTTATATAGGTTTTTAAGCGCAAACTCTACCGCTTTTCGAGAATTACTCGTTTGCCCAATTAACCCTCCTTTATAGGTAAGTTTTCCTGTATTTTCATTCCAATAATACTCTTTACTATCAGATTTAATAATACGTTTTTTGTCTTTGATCATTACTTGAAAAGCATTGAGTTCCTGGCTATATTCGAGGCCAGATGGGAAATATACTTCGGCAATAAACTTAGTAGTGCCTTTCTCATAAAAATAGCAAACACATTCTCCTATATCTTTTGCTTCAGAGACCCGAATCATATTATTTTGCACGATCTTCCATCCGCCATTAATACGTATAGCAACCACATCCATTAACATAGTTCCCTTTTCGGCTAGTCTTTTATCGACAAATGATTCAAAACTGATAACTGCAGAAATAGTTCCTGCTCTTTCTTTTTGACTTTGAAAAACGATTTTATCTATGGTTAATCTAAATTGATAATTATTATCATTAACAATATCACTTAATTGAGAAGAAACATCTTTTTTGGTGTAGTTTTTTCTCACTAGAGTTCCAGATAGATTAACATAGACAGTATTTCCTCTATATTTTTCGTCAAACAAATTCAGTACATCTTCTTTTTGGGTTCCCTGGGTTAATGCATTCATTTTATCGATATAATCTACCAATAACTTTTTTATAGGGTCATTCTCATTAAATGCTTTAACTGGGTGAACACTACTAAATAAAAATATAAGGATAAGAATAAAAGTAATTTTTTTCATAGTGATGGGGTATTAGTTAAACCTTATTAAGGTACGAAAAATTACTCAGAATCGCTAATTTTAACGCACTATTCCTTATCTCAAATTACTTAATTCCAATAACTTAATTACTGTTTTTAAAGTTTTCGACTATGGTATTATATTTCATTTTTTCAAAAACTATCCAGATGTGATTGCTTTTGCTGCAATAAAAGCTCCGGTCCATGCATTCTGAAAATTAAACCCTCCTGTAATTGCATCTATGTTTAACACTTCTCCTGCAAAATATAAATTATGACATTTCTTGCTTTCAAAAGTTTTAAAATTAACTTCTTTAAGATCGATTCCACCTGCAGTTACAAATTCTTCTTTAAATGTACTTTTCCCTTTTATCATAAAAACTCCTTGTGTAAGCTGTTCTGATAATGTTTTAAGCTGAATTTTACTCACATCGGCCCAGCGTGTATCATTTCTTATTTCCGAAGCCAAAATTAAACTCTGCCAAAGTCTTTTTGGTAATTCAAATTGAGTGTATTTACTTATCTGTTGTTTCGGATATTGATTTTTTAACGTTTTAAGTTCCTCAAAAGCCTCCTGCTGTGAATAGTTCTGAAGCCAATTCACTATAATTTCAAAATTATACTGGCATGCATTTAGCTCTATAGCCCCCCAGGCCGAAAGTTTTAGAATTGCTGGTCCACTCATCCCCCAATGCGTAATTAACAATGGCCCCTCACTCGATAGTTTTGAATGTTTGACCTGTACTGACGCATTTGTTACCACACCTGGTAGATTTGCAATTCTTGGATCTTTACTATTAAAAGTAAATAACGAAGGAACTGCATCAACGGTCTGATGTCCTAAACCCTGAACTATTTTCCAGATTTTAGGGTTACTCCCTGTGGCAATCATTAACATGGTAGTCCTAAAATCTCCCTGACTGGTTTCTAAGAGCCATTGTTCATCTTCTTGATAGAAATTTTTAACGGCATGGTTTTTTAAAACTTCAACCCCATATCGTTTTGCTTCCGACAGAAAACAATCGATAATCGTTTCTGAAGAGTTTGAAACTGGAAATATCCTACCATCATCCTCTATCTTAAGTGCTACTCCACGACGATCAAACCATTCCATCGTATCACCTGTCATAAATGTATGAAAAGGTCCTTTGAGTTCTTTTTCTCCCCTTGGGTAATTTTTACTTAATTCGTTAGGGATAAATTCTGCATGAGTTACATTGCATCGCCCACCGCCAGATACCCGAACTTTGGACAACACTTCTTTTCCTCGTTCCAGAATAGCTATTTTTAGTTTTGGGTCATTTTCTGCCACATTAATAGCTGTAAAAAAACCAGCTGCACCGCCACCAACAATTATTAAATCATAGTTCATCATGCAAAATTCGGAAAATCTGTGATGATACCCTCAACTTTCCATGATTTTGATTGCTCAATTCTATATTAAGTTCGCATTACCTATCGATCATATTCAGCACTTCGCTCAATGTAGGTATCATAAATCTCTCTTTTGTTCAAACTGTCGCAACTCCTGTAAAGTATATTATAATACATTTCCTTTACCATTGATAGTTCTATCCAGAATTTCATCATGAGTAACTACCAATTCTTTACTTTTACAACAATGCATCAATCTCGACACCATCTACTTTATAACACAAGGTTTCGGTGATCCATTCTAATGTATTTTCGGTGACTAAAAACCTGCTCCACTATGATGCCCTAATATTTTCACTTATGTCCCTTTGAGCTTGTCGAAGAGCATATTTATTATTTTACATTTTAATTATATGTTATTATATTGATATCAAAGAAACTAAAATTCTTACTTTTACAACAATTTAACATCACCCAAAGGTAACAATCTGTTATTATAGTACATGAACCTATGAATACTACCGAGGATCACAAAATTTTGGAAGGTATCGTCACCGGAAATGAGGTTGTTATTACTACATTTTATAGAAAAAACCTACCTTATATAAGGCAATACATCCTACAAAATTCTGGTAATGAAGAGGATGCCGAAGATGTATTTCAGGATGCGTTGATTTTGATATATCAGAAATTAAAAACAGATTCTCTGGAGTTACATTCTTCATTACGAACCTATTTTTATGGGGTTTGTAAAAATATGTGGAGAAACAGATTACGAAAAAACAAAAAAATGATCATCACAGAAAAATTACCTGAAGATGCAGAAATAATTACCCCTACAGTGATCCAAGATATAGAATATAAAGAACGAGAGCATGTGTATCGCAGACACTTCTTAAAGCTAAGTGATACATGTCGTGAAGTATTGAGCTTACTTTTTCAAGGAAATAGCATGAAAGATATTGCACATATCACCGGATATTCTGAAGGATATACCCGAAAGAAAAAATTTGAATGTAAACGATATCTAATAGAAATGATCGAAAAGGATCACGCCTATCAAGAATTACAACTAAACCCTGAAAAAGAATTATAGTATGGAAAGAACTCCAGAAATATTCGATAAAATAGAAGGGTATCTTTCACATACGTTACCTGAAGAAGAAATAATTGCTTTTGAAAAGGAATTAGCTACTAATCCAGAACTGCAAGAAGAAGTTGAAAAGCACAGGGTTCTCCATAAAACCTTAAGTGATCAAGATACTTTAGGTTTTAAAGAAAAATTAATGCAGATTAGCGCTACTATCAAAGAGGAACAATACAGTCCTTCTGCCAAGACATCTGCTCCTTATTGGAAAATTGCAGCATCTATTACTATACTACTGGGTGTAGGAATGCTATTATGGTACACCTATATCAATCAGCATAATAATACTCAAGATTTATATGGCGCCTATTATGAGCCTTTTCCTGTAGAAGACGCAATGAGAGGTAATGCCAATAATGAAGAAATGCAGAGTATTGTAAAAAACTATGCTAACGGTGCTTATGACTCTGTCGCTGTTGTGTTAGAAAAACACCCAAATTTAGACAACCAACTACAACTATACCTGGGCAATAGTTACTTAAATATTGATCAGGAAGAAAAAGCTGTTTCTTTATTTAAAGACATTAAAAGTAGCGGTAAGTATTATGAAGTTGCGAAATGGTATTTATCCCTCACCTATTTAAAATTAAATACTCCTAAAAAAAGTATTCCACTTCTTAAAGAAATCATTACTTACAATGGAGCATATAAAGATAAAGCTACAAGGCTACTTAATGTCTTAGAAAAAAACAGATAATATTTTTCTCCATAACAACCTATATTGAACTGTATAGATAAGAAAGGATTCTGAAACAAAATCAACACAATTCTATAAAACACTTATCTCTTTTCTCTCTCACTATATACTATAGTTAAAACATTTGTTTTTCGGCACATCGTATTCATAACTATAGTACTCAGAACAAAACATTTATAACTAATCAAGCTAAAAAAATATTACCCGTTAAAAAAATAGAATATACGAGGTAACAAAATTTTATGTCATGACATAAATATATGAACCCCATATATATTGATTAATCTAATAATTCAATCTTCACTCTAA is a window encoding:
- a CDS encoding diphosphomevalonate/mevalonate 3,5-bisphosphate decarboxylase family protein, which translates into the protein MSDYPEFTLPIVSKLPEEGVVTCTSPSNIALVKYWGKRPVQLPENASISFTLDNCKTTTSLAYKRRDDAGEDFDFELFFEGKPKPDFKPKIQSFFERIQEYLPFLKQYTFRIETSNTFPHSSGIASSASGMSALAYCLMQLEKKINPDISDSECLQKSSFLARLGSGSACRSIEGPVTVWGKHSDINQSSDAYAIPFPFPVHQNFDAYQDTILLIDKGEKQVSSSVGHNLMYGHPFAEKRFEQATGNVTKLKEILISGDLDAFIKIVESEALTLHAMMMTSLPYFILMKPNTLSVIHKIWEYRTTTGSKVCFTLDAGANVHVLYPNTEKNQVLDFITNELVAYCQNGQYICDKIGLGAKIV
- a CDS encoding RNA polymerase sigma factor, whose product is MNTTEDHKILEGIVTGNEVVITTFYRKNLPYIRQYILQNSGNEEDAEDVFQDALILIYQKLKTDSLELHSSLRTYFYGVCKNMWRNRLRKNKKMIITEKLPEDAEIITPTVIQDIEYKEREHVYRRHFLKLSDTCREVLSLLFQGNSMKDIAHITGYSEGYTRKKKFECKRYLIEMIEKDHAYQELQLNPEKEL
- a CDS encoding NAD(P)/FAD-dependent oxidoreductase, which encodes MMNYDLIIVGGGAAGFFTAINVAENDPKLKIAILERGKEVLSKVRVSGGGRCNVTHAEFIPNELSKNYPRGEKELKGPFHTFMTGDTMEWFDRRGVALKIEDDGRIFPVSNSSETIIDCFLSEAKRYGVEVLKNHAVKNFYQEDEQWLLETSQGDFRTTMLMIATGSNPKIWKIVQGLGHQTVDAVPSLFTFNSKDPRIANLPGVVTNASVQVKHSKLSSEGPLLITHWGMSGPAILKLSAWGAIELNACQYNFEIIVNWLQNYSQQEAFEELKTLKNQYPKQQISKYTQFELPKRLWQSLILASEIRNDTRWADVSKIQLKTLSEQLTQGVFMIKGKSTFKEEFVTAGGIDLKEVNFKTFESKKCHNLYFAGEVLNIDAITGGFNFQNAWTGAFIAAKAITSG
- a CDS encoding TspO/MBR family protein, with product MKKKLFRIGIAVLVCGLIGFLSSIATQTSVNTWYAALNKPSFTPPNWIFGPMWVLLYIMMGIAAGIVWSKGFYHKWVKTALYHFGFQLLLNAAWSIFFFGLQNPLIALLDIIALFILLLFTIKWFTVVNSTAAYLLIPYVVWVAFATALNFGIWQLN
- a CDS encoding mevalonate kinase; protein product: MKGPLFYSKILLFGEYGIIKDSKGLSIPYNFFKGALKVSETPDQEAIQSNENLKNFATYLEEIQDKGIVKFDFEKLHLDINSGMYFDSSIPQGYGVGSSGALVAAIYDKYAANKITVLENLTRDKLLKLKEIFGLMESFFHGKSSGLDPLNSYLSLPILIHSKDNIEPAGIPSQSVENKKGAVFLLDSGIVGETAPMVSIFMENMKQEGFRSMLKNQFVKYTDACVDDFLKGDVKSLFFNIKELSHVVLDNFKPMIPKQFHTLWKHGIETNDYYLKLCGSGGGGYILGFTQDFDKAQASLKDYKLEVVYNF
- a CDS encoding carbon-nitrogen hydrolase family protein; this translates as MKDQLLTVALAQISPVWLDKTATIKKIENSITEAASKKAELIVFGESLLPGYPFWVSLTDGAKFDSKIQKEIHAHYAQNSIVIENGDLDTICELAAEYNIAIYLGIIERPMDRGGHSLYASLVYIDQKGEIRSVHRKLQPTYEERLTWAPGDGNGLLVHPLKAFTVGGLNCWENWMPLPRAALYGQGENLHIAVWPGSDYNTKDITRFIARESRSYVISVSSLMRTEDFPKTTPYLDEILKKAPDVLGNGGSCIAGPDGEWVIEPVVNQEGLLIETLDFNRVLQERQNFDPVGHYSRPDVTQLHINRKRQSTVRFDE
- a CDS encoding TetR/AcrR family transcriptional regulator — its product is MSKKAIVLQTTLELITKQGIHATSLSQIIKESGVANGTVYHHFKNKEEIITELYLMLTQDFGTVVMRNTPEDDIKKQFTVMWLNLFYYFVNNPLAFIFSEQIARSPEIPQSLKDKARQYYGEIESYFKKGVKQKVFKSYNTLIMEELFFGNVVSLVKIHENEQVKLQEKHINQAIEISWRGFLKDQTII
- a CDS encoding geranylgeranylglycerol-phosphate geranylgeranyltransferase; its protein translation is MLTRKNKLIFLKLLSLFSVVRGYNILIIVFAQYLTSIFILAPQIRLRHVILDPNLFVIVLASAGVIAGGYIINNFYDKEKDLINRPQKTMLDRLVSQRTKLTGYFVLNFLSVVCASYVSFRAVIFFSLYIFGIWFYSHKLKKFPVIGNIIASLLAITPFFAVFIYYKNFDEVIFVHATFLFLMLIMREMIKDLGNLRGDLAQNYKTIPIVYGELVSKRIVSVLVLASCVPIYLLLTRYEIGFMYLYFYACIILLFAFLLGLWRSKGRTHYVWLHNILKLIIVAGTFSIILIDVHMILDRILW